A genomic segment from Corylus avellana chromosome ca5, CavTom2PMs-1.0 encodes:
- the LOC132181252 gene encoding protein TPX2 has product MAEVAAKEEPSTAAAMTTATMIDEAYEFLAPRFYDFVKGESEEDVQKAELWFDSALAYAPSPCMPRIRTGRSFTVESLCNFNETDQMQKKSESSDSEAADNNKETKPRLEPVPAEFKEQEVTPTEAKEENNANVISAGKVTSEDDKGQGACTQENGRDSAGRTSSSSVKIEVSDDKLNSKSSVHVGTEACTPKPTMTSQKVGRVTDSKKHQTAKKIASLVRNPSALKPKSQLQSSQAKSIKPSNVKRDTNVKNSVGTPNLAQDNQAIKRQKLEGGRTRQILNVKPQHFPHKSKLGLTSGTSNLCASTANKTNKEDRKVYVREPAKPFVSMAEMMRKFQSSTKDMSLPHVDAASKLTLTRPKEPEFETAQRVRSTRVKSTAELEEEMMAKIPKFKARPLNKKILEAPTLPTIPRSTPQPPEFKEFRLETMARANQNAESASVASTEVSHQNNPWKPHLTTPKTPVLHTSLRARPPKVKTSFEIEQEELEKIPKFKARPLNKKIFESKGELGLFCHAKKHVTRPQEFHFATDERIPPPAAVVDLFDKLSLNSEPCHDNPVVRNTTPNPFHLHTEERGAEKERRFVMELVHKQLEAERARIPKANPYPYTTDYPVIPPKPEPKQCTKPEPFQLESLMRHEEEMQREMDERRRLEKEEAQMRIFKAQPVLKEDPIPVPEKVRKPLTQVQEFNLHVDHRAVDRADFDQKIKEKEMMYKRYREESEAARMVEEEKALKQLRRTLVPHARPVPSFDHPFYPQKSSKEITKAKSPNLCVLQRKERRKVVRSVADAVSSAAAHMR; this is encoded by the exons ATGGCGGAAGTGGCTGCTAAGGAGGAACCGAGTACGGCGGCAGCAATGACAACGGCGACGATGATCGACGAAGCGTACGAGTTCTTGGCGCCGCGGTTCTACGATTTCGTGAAGGGAGAGAGTGAAGAGGACGTGCAAAAGGCCGAGCTCTGGTTCGACTCCGCTCTCGCCTACGCCCCGTCCC CTTGTATGCCTAGAATCAGGACTGGTAGGTCTTTTACAGTTGAGAGCTTATGCAATTTCAATGAAACAGACCAAATGCAAAAG AAATCAGAGTCATCAGATTCAGAAGCTGCTGATAATAACAAAGAAACTAAGCCTAGACTTGAGCCTGTGCCAGCTGAATTCAAGGAACAAGAAGTGACACCCACCGAGGcgaaagaagaaaacaatgcCAATGTG attTCTGCTGGTAAGGTCACAAGTGAAGATGACAAAGGGCAAGGTGCATGCACTCAAGAAAATGGAAG GGATTCTGCTGGAAGAACCTCCTCTTCCAGTGTAAAGATAGAAGTGAGTGACGATAAGTTGAATAGTAAATCCAGTGTTCATGTAGGAACTGAAGCTTGCACACCTAAGCCGACAATGACGTCTCAGAAGGTAGGCCGGGTGACAGATTCCAAAAAGCACCAGACAGCTAAAAAGATAGCTAGTTTGGTTAGGAACCCATCAGCACTGAAGCCTAAAAGTCAGTTGCAGTCATCGCAAGCCAAAAGTATCAAACCATCAAATGTGAAAAG GGACACAAATGTGAAAAACTCTGTTGGGACTCCCAACCTAGCTCAAGATAACCAGGCCATTAAGCGACAGAAGTTGGAAGGAGGAAGAACTAGACAG ATACTAAATGTCAAACCTCAGCATTTTCCCCACAAGTCAAAACTTGGTCTTACTAGTGGTACTTCCAACTTATGCGCTTCAACTGCTAACAAAACTAATAAAGAGGACAGAAAG GTTTATGTACGGGAACCTGCAAAACCATTTGTTTCAATGGCAGAAATGATGAGGAAGTTCCAATCAAGTACCAAAGACATGTCACTGCCACAT GTTGATGCTGCTTCTAAACTAACATTGACAAGGCCCAAGGAACCCGAATTTGAAACTGCTCAACGGGTTCGCTCAACTAGGGTAAAAAGTACTGCGGAGCTTGAGGAAGAAATGATGGCGAAAATTCCAAAGTTCAAAGCACGACCACTAAATAAGAAG ATTCTCGAAGCTCCAACACTACCCACAATACCGAGAAGTACACCGCAGCCACCAGAATTTAAG GAATTCCGTTTGGAGACCATGGCAAGGGCCAATCAGAATGCAGAATCAGCTTCTGTAGCTTCGACAGAAGTGTCCCATCAG AATAATCCATGGAAGCCTCATCTGACTACACCTAAAACCCCTGTACTTCATACATCATTGAGGGCCCGTCCCCCCAAGGTGAAAACCTCTTTTGAAATTGAGCAGGAGGAGCTTGAAAAAATTCCTAAATTCAAGGCCAGGCCTTTGAATAAGAAG ATCTTTGAAAGTAAAGGGGAATTGGGGTTGTTCTGTCATGCAAAGAAACATGTAACCAGGCCTCAAGAATTTCATTTTGCAACGGATGAGAGGATTCCGCCGCCTGCCGCTGTTGTTGATTTGTTTGACAAG CTTTCTTTGAATTCAGAACCTTGCCATGACAATCCCGTTGTAAGAAACACTACTCCAAATCCATTCCATCTTCACACGGAG GAAAGAGGGGCCGAGAAGGAGAGGAGATTTGTTATGGAACTCGTGCATAAGCAGTTGGAAGCGGAAAGAGCTAGGATTCCAAAGGCTAACCCATATCCTTATACCACTGACTATCCTGTG ATTCCACCAAAACCAGAGCCCAAGCAATGCACTAAACCAGAGCCTTTCCAGTTGGAAAGTCTGATGAGGCATGAGGAGGAAATGCAGAGGGAAATGGATGAAAGGAGGAGGCTAGAGAAAGAAGAAGCCCAGATGAGAATTTTCAAGGCGCAGCCAGTTTTGAAAGA GGACCCTATTCCAGTTCCAGAGAAAGTGCGCAAACCCCTCACTCAAGTTCAGGAATTTAATCTCCATGTAGATCATCGAGCTGTGGATAGAGCAGATTTTGATCAAAAG ATTAAGGAGAAAGAAATGATGTACAAGAGATACAGAGAAGAGAGCGAGGCAGCACGGATG GTTGAGGAAGAAAAAGCCTTGAAACAACTGAGAAGGACATTGGTGCCCCATGCAAGACCAGTCCCTAGTTTTGACCATCCTTTCTATCCCCAAAA GTCTTCCAAGGAAATAACGAAAGCAAAGTCACCAAATTTGTGTGTGCTCCAGAGAAAAGAAAGGCGAAAAGTGGTCAGAAGCGTGGCTGATGCAGTTTCGAGTGCCGCCGCTCATATGAGATGA